In Phaseolus vulgaris cultivar G19833 chromosome 7, P. vulgaris v2.0, whole genome shotgun sequence, the genomic stretch atattaaCATTACTTTCACTTAGAACGACAACCGATCCAGACGGATTCAAGTAGTTGTCCTCtatttattatctttaaaataaattgtttcattatatgttttattttctatttaaaaatatttacagattattttatatttataatatttatatataatagacaatacttttttatttttaaataaaatcatttaaatttattttttaaaataggaatttaagtaaaattttgatattaaaacatgaatttaaataaaattttgatattaaaatataatttaaataaaattgtatcaATATTAATGcgaaattaaaaaatcaattaaatttcaagatataaatttaaataaattaatcactttaaaaacaactttaattatataaatatatgtaaaaaaaaagttgtaaatCCAGAAATTAAaccattatttaattattatttttttctacatGAGTATTTCAGATCATGTGTTACCTACTATGAAGCTCGGACACTCatcttaaatggcgtgtcggtATCCGGTACTCGTATtggacaccgacactcgtatgacacatGTAGGACACATATTCGTGAAATGtgcaatttaaaaagtatttgttagatttttttcaattatagtACAGTCctaacacaaatttaaaaaggaaaaatacattaattttctaaaaattcaaactattcaaattttattgtataaattattattatgatcataaaaataagaaacaaatccttgtgaaccagtcatgaaaaaatatctttttgctCCAAAAAATAGTCTataacatacttgtgcacataaatcattattgtcaatttatataatttataattatataatatatagattcgtgtcattgtatcttacattttagatattttacTTATAGTGTGCTACCTAGGTTATCTATCATTAAcgtatatataattaaaatattatattacttatacatatatgaatatttactaaaaatactaattttgtaatatatatatttttttaatgtgaatATCGCTatacacacatttttttttcttatctctCACTCTCGTACTTCTCATAAAAGAAGAATTAATTGTTGttgattcttttttatatatttaattccATTAAATATAAGATCTATAATACGTaccaaatatttaataacatgtCAACAGATGTTCACAAAAAATCTGAAATCTTCCtagataataaattttttatttaacaagaGTTAGACATAAACGTATTCTTTTATTTTCCAATTATTTCCAATTCAAAATCAtttatcctttttaaaattaatcgCACTCCGCTATTCTATTTGCATAATTTTAGTCACCCGCATATAAAAAAACTTCTGGTCACTCGACATTCATCTTCGAGttacaaattattttgttttcgaGATTATTGATTACATTTGAATGTGTTGATATTAGAAAACAATTATATATGTAGTTGGTATATAtgtgatcaaagtgtgtggaatttaacattaataatttaacattaatatatttatttgaaatataagaattaagaaaaggtttattattatttgaagcGTATAGCGAAAGAGAGAAGACATTGTGATTACCAAAATTGTCCTTGGAGTAATTAGTTTTGTTTAAATGTAGAAAAGCAATAATTGTTGTTAGAATGAGGCATGATGCAGAATATCACGGCCATCGAAACTTTGACGCCATTTATTACGGTAGGTCACAAACCCAACACAACTGCCCACCGTTTACTTCTGTTCATAAATACCTTCGCCTAATAATACCACCTCCTTCAATTTCCCACTTAAATTCACTCATCACGCTTCTAAATTCAATTAAACCCTTTTTTTCTTAATCAAAAACACCAATTACAATcacattatttaatttaaaccttttctttttctcatttttcttttatctgcTATATCTGTCAACCAAAATTTGTCCAAATTGCAATTGTCACTGTCACTGTAGGTCCCCAAACCCCACATGTAGAGTACCACACTTCTAGGCAACAACTTGAAGATTAAAATCAAGACCCCAATGTTTTTCCCCACTAAACATTTTCTTCTCAAAAGGGTATTTTGGGTAACTCCGGGATCTACAcacagtaaaaataaaataaaataaaagttatagaAGGTGTGAAACCCAGAAGAGAAAGAAGGTgatgtaaataaaatatagaatagATTAGCTTCAATGATTAAAGGTCAATGCAGGAAGCACATTAGGGCCTGTTTGGTCTTTTCTCAATGAGTACGCCTAACCGCTACTGAAGTCCAAAAAACACATCCCAAAAGAAAAAGCAACAAacctcatcttcatcttcatctccatcttcatcttcatcttcatcccaagcaaagaaaattaataataacgcgaatttaagtaaaaatattattaaatagaaaaaaaaggaaaagaaaaagggtGACCTACAGGAGCCGGCCTTTAACTAAATATAGCTGGACAGACAAAAACCAACAATTATCTCCATCGTCCCTGTGCGCAGCTGTTAAAAAAATCTatgcatttatttattatttcataaataataaataaataaataaatactaccACATACCTGCATCTACTTTTCCGTGCCACTTTTCTTATTACCATATCAAAAAGAGCAGAGTCAGGTGAATTTATCGGTCGAGAACAATTAAACAAtagaagaaatgaaaaataaaaagattccGCAGCtcaaaaagagaagaaaaggaaagacgtaaaaagttaattaattaatgaaaaacagagaaaagggaaatatttattattcttattgCAGTTAATTATTCCTCGTGTTTATTAtagatataataaaataaataaacaaattagtTCACCCCGCAAagaaagggagagagagagaggggggATAGCGGTTTGGTATGTATGTATATACACATAtacataataatgataataataataatattattattattacataaaataaaaagccatcaaaattttgaaagaattCACCACCCTTTTAGctgtgtttatatttttaatttttctcctCGTCTCGTGTCAGCTGCTGTAATTGCTGCGGTGCTGTTTTGGAAAAGAGGGAGAGAGACCCAAAAGAGACTATGCTTGGGGACTCAGCTGTGCTGGGAGCAGGAGGCGGAAGTGGCGGTGGGGAAGGTGGCGCCTCCGTCGATGCAGTGGGCGGGGTGACGCATGAGGGGGCGGTGGTGGCGAGCGGAGGCGGTGGCGGAGTTGGATCAAATTCGGGGGACGACGAAAGGGGTAGAATCGACGAGGGAGAACGTAGCTTCGGTGGTAACCGGTGGCCCCGACAAGAGACTTTGGCGCTGTTAAGGATACGGAAGGATATGGACGTGGCGTTTCGAGATGCAAGTGTTAAGGGTCCTTTGTGGGAAGAAGTATCCAGGTGCGTCACTACTCCAACTCAACTCAATTATATTAATCTTtcgttttattatatatatcacctttttcttcttttctttttagtttgcATCTTCTCCTTCAATTCATCACTTCACTTCTTCACTTCAATTCATGTCAGTTTTTCAGTTCCtggattttcttttttcttcaaaagAGATTAATGGGGTGCGGAGATCTGAGAATTCAATTCGctttgtttttaagttttattctCGGAAATGTATTCAGTGTTTCGCTCGCTTCAATTCCAATTCCAAATCCATCTttcctctctctttctctcactcACTCTCTTTCCATGGTTTGGATTTTGCTTCCTTTTCCTGCTTCTTTtgtgtgtttttattttgtttgggagtttgagcataaaataattagaaaagaaTTTAGATGTGCAGTGTACATGATTTGGGTGTGATTTGCTTTTCTGACATTCACTTTGGTTCATGTCCTATTTTCCAAATAAGTTACCGACTTGAATTGAGCTATGAAAAGCGAGATTTTTCTTCCCCCTTTATTTCGCTTACCAACTCCTACGGGAAATTAAGGAAGAAGATTATCTGTCAAATCTTCTAACTTGGGTTCATGTGTTTCTCATGGGAGACATGTCTGTTCATCAATTCATGCCATTTTGTTACTCAAAACATCCATTACGTCCAACTTTCACACTTTCTTCCATCTCTCTTTCACTTACTTTCTTTCCCTTCCATCATTTCCAATGCTTCATTACTTCAtctcatttttatttcatgtttatATCACGATCCCAATGCCTTTTACCCTTTGTCCTTAGCTCAATTTGATGAGATAAGATAAACCCAGAGAAACTCTACTCTACACTCTCTCTCTTCATTTTGTCTTCTCTTTCTGCGCAGGAAAATGGCAGAGCTTGGGTATCACAGAAGTTCCAAGAAGTGCAAAGAGAAATTCGAGAACGTGTACAAGTATCACAAGAGAACCAAAGAAGGTCGAAGTGGGAAACAAGATGGAAAAACATATCGTTTCTTTGATGAACTACAAGCCCTTGAGAATCACACTCCAACACCGCATTCTCCCAACCCATCACCAAAACCACCACAATCAGCGCCATCAAGAGTAATTGCAACAACAGCTGCATCAGTGTCACTACCAATTGCAACAGCAACAGCTTCATCATTGTCACTTCCAATTCCAACAACAATAACAACAGTGCCAATGCAGCCAATACTGTCCAACACCACTCTCACCAGTACTGTCCCCCATATCACTGTTCCATCAACAACAACACTCCCTATAACCATACCCCAGCCCATTCTTACTACCCCATCAATACATCTCTCAATTCCTTCTAACCCTCCAACAAACCCTACCATCAACACAACCCCACCACCCTCTTTCCCCACGCTCCCCACCGACACCTTCTCCAATTCTAGCTCCTCCTCCACCTCCTCCGACGAAACATTGGAAGGTAGGCGCAAGAGGAAGCGCAAGTGGAAGGACTTCTTCGAGAGACTAATGAAGGAAGTGATCGAGAAGCAAGAGGATCTACAGAAGAAGTTCTTGGAAGCCATAGAGAAACGAGAACACGACAGAATagcaagagaagaagcatggaGAGTCCAGGAGATGCAAAGAATcaatagagagagagaaatcCTCGCACAAGAAAGATCCATAGCCGCAGCCAAAGACGCCGCCGTCATGTCATTCCTTCAAAAAATAGCCGAACAACAAAACCTCGGTCAAGCATTGAGCAACATCAACCTCGTACAGCAACCACCACACCAACAACCTCAACCGCCACTGCAACAATTACCACCATCTAGTGTAGCGCCGCCTCCTGCACAACAACCACTGCCCGCGGTTGTTACACAGCCAGTGGTGTTGCCAGTCTTCTCACAAGTGACCAACATGGAGATAGTCAAAGttgacaacaacaacaacaacaatagtTGTGAGAATTTTACGCCATCGAGTTCTTCAAGGTGGCCAAAGGTGGAGGTTCAGGCATTGATAAAGCTTCGAACGAACCTGGATTCAAAGTATCAAGAGAACGGACCAAAGGGTCCTCTC encodes the following:
- the LOC137827714 gene encoding trihelix transcription factor DF1-like, whose translation is MLGDSAVLGAGGGSGGGEGGASVDAVGGVTHEGAVVASGGGGGVGSNSGDDERGRIDEGERSFGGNRWPRQETLALLRIRKDMDVAFRDASVKGPLWEEVSRKMAELGYHRSSKKCKEKFENVYKYHKRTKEGRSGKQDGKTYRFFDELQALENHTPTPHSPNPSPKPPQSAPSRVIATTAASVSLPIATATASSLSLPIPTTITTVPMQPILSNTTLTSTVPHITVPSTTTLPITIPQPILTTPSIHLSIPSNPPTNPTINTTPPPSFPTLPTDTFSNSSSSSTSSDETLEGRRKRKRKWKDFFERLMKEVIEKQEDLQKKFLEAIEKREHDRIAREEAWRVQEMQRINREREILAQERSIAAAKDAAVMSFLQKIAEQQNLGQALSNINLVQQPPHQQPQPPLQQLPPSSVAPPPAQQPLPAVVTQPVVLPVFSQVTNMEIVKVDNNNNNNSCENFTPSSSSRWPKVEVQALIKLRTNLDSKYQENGPKGPLWEEISSSMRKLGYIRNAKRCKEKWENINKYFKKVKESNKRRPEDSKTCPYFHQLDALYRERSKVEGVAAAVKPESTVAPLMVRPEQQWPPQEESMRDRDIRMEDVENEEDEYEEERDGEGEEEEDDEEDEEGGGGGKYEIVANKTSGGSVGASTE